The Niastella koreensis GR20-10 genome includes a window with the following:
- a CDS encoding pyridoxal-phosphate dependent enzyme has product MAKSIEIPDLDLYPGDKVTGSLYHEKCQEVIKQISPLIGNSKLYKLKFPYGNLYTKLENQNFFGSIKDRPAFYIIAKAIEQGIINENTTVIESTSGNFGIALASICKALAVKFVAVIDPNISAEKEQVLRLKGAGILKVTDTDETGGYLLNRIKTVKRFIAVNDNVYQPNQYENPDNYMSYYHSLGNEIVNSFSSLDYAFISVSTGGTITGLSNKLKEHFKNIKIIAVDIEGSMIFSDKPAIRKISGMGASMRTVFYEQALIDDFVILSQAEIVKGCNDLLSEHNLFLGGSAGAAFAAAGKVLKKLNKTNLNAIFISPDAGNSYIDTIYNSDWVYNNILP; this is encoded by the coding sequence ATGGCTAAATCAATCGAAATTCCCGACCTGGACTTGTATCCGGGCGATAAAGTAACAGGCTCACTGTACCATGAAAAGTGTCAGGAAGTAATAAAACAGATCTCGCCGCTGATAGGGAATTCGAAACTGTACAAATTAAAATTTCCATACGGCAATCTTTATACTAAACTCGAAAACCAGAATTTCTTCGGCAGTATTAAAGACCGGCCGGCATTTTACATTATTGCAAAGGCCATTGAACAGGGCATCATCAATGAAAATACTACGGTGATCGAATCTACCTCGGGCAATTTTGGTATAGCGCTGGCCAGTATATGTAAAGCACTGGCGGTGAAATTTGTTGCGGTAATAGATCCTAATATTTCGGCAGAAAAAGAACAGGTATTGCGTTTGAAGGGCGCTGGAATATTAAAAGTAACCGATACCGATGAAACCGGGGGGTATTTGCTGAACAGGATAAAGACCGTAAAAAGATTTATAGCTGTCAACGACAATGTTTATCAACCCAACCAGTATGAGAATCCTGATAATTATATGTCCTATTATCATTCGCTGGGTAATGAAATTGTAAACAGCTTTTCGTCCCTCGATTATGCTTTTATAAGTGTAAGCACGGGCGGCACCATAACAGGTTTGTCAAATAAGCTCAAAGAACACTTCAAAAATATAAAGATCATTGCAGTAGACATTGAGGGCTCTATGATCTTCAGCGACAAGCCCGCCATCAGGAAAATTTCGGGTATGGGCGCCAGCATGCGCACCGTGTTTTATGAACAGGCCCTTATAGATGATTTTGTTATTTTATCACAGGCGGAGATCGTAAAAGGTTGTAATGATCTTTTATCCGAACACAATCTTTTTCTGGGCGGTTCGGCAGGGGCCGCGTTTGCTGCGGCGGGTAAAGTACTTAAAAAGCTGAACAAGACCAATCTGAACGCAATATTCATCTCGCCCGATGCCGGCAATTCCTATATCGATACCATTTATAACTCCGATTGGGTATATAATAACATATTACCCTGA
- a CDS encoding RNA polymerase sigma factor, whose protein sequence is MHFRKGHSSTDQYLVKQVLTGDQEAFAQIVRQTEALVAQIVFKMVAVPADRQDIVQDVYLKAFRNLPGFNFNAKLSTWLGKIAYNTCLHYLEKKKLVFLPDDNEQQEGITNRLDQLSQQQGLLHNDVENELSAKQLASILGTAIKTLSPPIYQTLITLYHQEELSYAEIGEITSLPEGTVKNYLFRARKALKEDLLSRYKKEEL, encoded by the coding sequence ATGCATTTCAGAAAGGGACATAGTTCTACAGATCAGTATCTGGTTAAACAGGTTCTTACAGGAGATCAGGAGGCTTTTGCTCAAATTGTTCGCCAAACCGAAGCGTTGGTAGCGCAGATCGTTTTTAAGATGGTAGCTGTACCGGCCGACAGGCAGGATATTGTTCAGGATGTTTATCTGAAAGCATTCAGGAACCTGCCCGGTTTTAATTTCAATGCAAAACTTTCTACCTGGCTGGGAAAGATAGCTTATAATACCTGTTTGCATTACCTTGAAAAAAAGAAACTGGTGTTTTTGCCTGATGACAATGAACAGCAGGAGGGTATTACTAACAGGCTTGACCAACTTAGCCAACAACAGGGATTGTTGCACAACGATGTAGAGAATGAATTATCGGCAAAGCAACTTGCCTCTATTTTGGGTACAGCGATCAAAACGCTTTCACCCCCTATTTACCAAACACTGATAACCCTATACCACCAGGAAGAATTAAGTTATGCAGAAATTGGGGAGATAACTTCCTTACCCGAAGGAACGGTAAAGAATTATTTGTTCCGGGCCAGGAAAGCTTTAAAAGAAGATCTGTTATCGAGATATAAAAAAGAGGAATTATGA
- a CDS encoding TonB-dependent receptor domain-containing protein, with translation MKTLSMAVMAIGLSIACLAAKAQTIAGKITGKITDSTQQPLNAATISLRIVNKPKPVKYEVSATDGTFLIEWRKAGTYTITATAVGYDRYESAPFTIDSLHPESALPAIILKKAVVALAAVTVTSKKPFIEQKVDRTLVNVEAMINSAGSTALEVLEKAPGVRVDPNGSITLKGQQGVAIYIDDKPSYLSGQQLQNYLQSLPATVIAQLEIMSNPPAKYDASGNGGIINIKTVKEKMKGYNFGISSGIRVSKYTSTNNNLDFNYRTNKFNIFGTFSAGNRNNFNDIDIYRKYMDDDGNTTGTFMQNSFIHKFGGGYRASLGVDYFPSKKTTVGVLVSRLERYPKSTNRSLGTLYNENHQPDSSLNSNNDENGSFINNRINLNIKHDFSKNGPSLQANVDYLEYNTNNDQVLTTDNYTSTGSLKSEDQLAGYLPANIRIYAAKTDYEQTIANQWKLEAGAKFSYTKTSNVANYYNVIAGVSEPDYDKTNHFMYDENINAGYLNLNRMFNKLTVQLGLRYEGTLSKGHQLGNVLKPDSSFNRSYNNLFPTLFLLYKLDTNSNHQLKFNYGRRIGRPYYQDLNPFISPLDKLTFYVGNPYLKPSFSSKYELGYIFRNRITTTINYSDTRDQVNETIEINDQKYYSRPGNIGKTTSLSFGIDAFFNPKPWLTFQLSGQMNYIHFKSSFYTGTLEVKNQYYYTQALVQFKLKNNWTMQLDGNYTSKSKNAQFVFAGRGRVNYSVSKMVSPKVTVKFNVTDVFLTGINKGDIANLKLTDANFRTLSDTRAALLTVSFRMGKRVEGQRKKIESGADAEQDRVKDK, from the coding sequence ATGAAAACCTTATCGATGGCTGTTATGGCTATAGGGCTATCTATTGCCTGTTTGGCCGCAAAAGCACAAACCATAGCTGGTAAAATAACCGGTAAAATAACTGACTCCACACAGCAACCTTTAAATGCCGCTACGATATCGTTGCGAATAGTAAATAAGCCCAAACCGGTGAAATATGAGGTGTCTGCCACTGACGGCACTTTTCTTATAGAATGGAGAAAGGCGGGAACTTATACAATCACGGCTACTGCGGTAGGATATGACAGATATGAAAGCGCTCCATTTACCATTGATTCGCTGCACCCGGAATCAGCGCTGCCCGCCATCATATTGAAGAAAGCAGTTGTAGCCCTGGCGGCTGTAACTGTTACCTCAAAAAAGCCGTTTATTGAACAAAAGGTAGATCGTACTCTGGTAAACGTAGAAGCTATGATCAATAGCGCCGGCTCCACAGCCCTGGAAGTGCTCGAGAAGGCCCCGGGCGTACGGGTAGACCCCAATGGAAGCATCACTTTAAAAGGTCAGCAGGGGGTGGCGATATATATAGATGACAAGCCTTCTTATTTAAGCGGCCAGCAATTACAGAATTATCTGCAATCGCTTCCGGCTACCGTGATCGCTCAATTAGAGATCATGTCCAATCCCCCCGCAAAATATGACGCCTCCGGAAATGGAGGTATTATAAATATAAAAACAGTCAAAGAAAAGATGAAGGGGTATAATTTCGGGATCAGCTCCGGGATCCGGGTTTCAAAGTATACCAGCACTAACAACAACCTTGACTTTAACTACCGCACAAACAAGTTTAACATCTTCGGCACCTTTAGTGCAGGCAACAGAAATAACTTTAATGACATAGACATTTACAGGAAATACATGGATGATGATGGCAACACCACCGGCACCTTTATGCAGAATTCTTTTATTCACAAATTTGGCGGCGGTTACAGGGCCTCGCTTGGCGTGGATTATTTTCCTTCCAAAAAGACAACGGTAGGTGTTTTAGTTAGCAGGCTGGAAAGATACCCGAAAAGCACTAACAGAAGTTTGGGCACCTTATACAACGAAAATCACCAGCCAGATTCATCGCTCAACTCGAATAATGATGAAAATGGTTCATTTATAAACAATCGTATTAATTTAAACATAAAACACGATTTTTCTAAAAACGGGCCATCGCTTCAGGCGAATGTCGATTATCTGGAATACAACACCAATAACGACCAGGTTTTAACCACCGACAATTATACATCAACCGGGTCTTTAAAGTCAGAAGATCAGTTGGCTGGTTATTTACCGGCGAATATCAGGATCTATGCTGCAAAAACCGATTATGAACAAACCATTGCAAACCAGTGGAAGCTGGAGGCAGGCGCCAAGTTCAGTTATACAAAAACGTCGAATGTTGCAAACTATTACAATGTCATCGCAGGCGTTAGTGAACCGGATTACGACAAAACAAACCATTTCATGTATGATGAAAATATTAATGCCGGTTATTTAAACCTGAACAGAATGTTTAACAAACTTACCGTGCAACTTGGTTTACGGTATGAAGGAACTTTGTCGAAGGGGCATCAGCTGGGTAATGTATTGAAGCCGGATTCTTCCTTCAACCGCAGCTACAATAATCTTTTCCCTACCCTATTCCTGCTGTACAAACTGGACACCAACAGCAACCATCAGCTTAAATTCAACTATGGACGAAGGATAGGAAGGCCCTACTACCAGGATCTTAACCCGTTTATTTCGCCGCTTGACAAACTGACCTTTTATGTAGGCAATCCCTATCTGAAACCGTCTTTTTCGTCGAAATATGAACTGGGTTATATTTTCAGGAACAGGATAACCACCACTATTAATTACAGCGATACGAGAGACCAGGTAAATGAGACCATCGAGATCAACGATCAGAAGTATTACAGCCGCCCCGGCAATATTGGTAAAACAACCTCATTAAGCTTTGGAATAGATGCCTTCTTCAATCCAAAGCCATGGCTAACTTTTCAATTGAGCGGACAAATGAACTACATCCATTTCAAGAGTAGTTTTTACACCGGTACACTGGAAGTTAAAAATCAATATTATTACACCCAGGCGCTTGTTCAGTTTAAGCTGAAAAATAACTGGACGATGCAGCTCGATGGGAATTATACAAGCAAATCAAAAAATGCACAGTTTGTTTTTGCAGGCAGGGGCCGGGTAAATTACTCAGTATCGAAGATGGTATCGCCAAAAGTGACTGTGAAGTTTAATGTTACAGATGTTTTCCTGACCGGGATAAACAAAGGTGATATTGCTAACCTGAAATTAACAGACGCTAACTTCAGAACCCTGTCAGATACCAGGGCGGCATTGCTGACTGTTAGCTTCCGGATGGGAAAAAGAGTAGAAGGCCAGCGGAAGAAGATAGAATCCGGCGCTGATGCGGAGCAAGATAGAGTGAAGGACAAATAA